The genomic window TTACGAGCAGGATAGAGATGATTTAACAGTAATTCTCGTACTGCATTTTCCCGAAAATCCCCCTGTTCTACCAAGAGAAAATTATCAAACATAATGCCTTCTTCCTCTACATTTTTACTATGAGGAGGCATAGAACCAGGCGTAATTCCACCGATATCAGCTTGGTGTCCGCGAGAGGCGACGTAAAATAGGGGACTGGAGATATTTTCGCCAGTTTCTAGAAATACGGGTGTAATGGCGGTGACATCGGGGAGGTGAGTTCCACCGTTGTAGGGATTATTTGATAAATAAACATTGCCTGGTTTAATAGTGTCGCCTTTATCATTGATTAAACTGCGGACACTTTCACTCATTGAGCCTAAATGTACGGGAATATGGGGGGCGTTAGCTACTAATAATCCTGACGCATCAAAAATTGCACAAGAAAAATCTAAGCGTTCTTTAATATTTACGGATACGGCTGTATTTTGTAGGACAATTCCCATTTGTTCAGCAATGAATTGATAGAGATTTTTGAATATTTCTAAGCGTACTGGATCTGGTTGAGATGTAGTATACATTTTGATTGCGACTCCTTGAATGTGAGAAAATTGTCAGATATGTAATTACAAAAAGATAGGTTGGGTAGGGTGCGTCAGTATGAATAATTTTTGAGTATAGTTAGGTTCTATCGCACTGACGCACCCTACAGTTTGGATATTTTTTTATCTGGAAGTACCTAAGAAAAATTGTCAGATATAGCTATCCATTTTTTGTGATTACAAAAAGATAGAGGTTTGTAGTAAGGACTTCAGTCCTGATTTTTCTAAGGACTAAAGTCCTTACTACGAACTTGCTTATCTATCAATTGAAAATGGCGATCGCTGTTTCTTCAGATGGACTCTTCAACTTAAATAGTCAGAAACTCATCTTTCAAATCGCAATTAATTTGTAAATTTATTCATGGTTGACACATCGGGCTAAAATCAAATGATTACACTCAGTTAATCTGGCTTGCCAATTCGGTTCAACTACAATGGTGCTAATTTTTTCGACAATGATAGCAGCACCATTAATACAATCTCCTGGTTGTAAATCTTCCCGACGATAAACTGGCGTATCATGCCATTTTTCAGCAGTAAACATCTTGACTATTTCCACCGATTGGGGAAATTTATCTAAAGGTTTAGTACGAGCAATTAAAGTTTCTTCAGGAGTATCCATTTTCTGAATTACTTCTACTGAAATAGATTCAACAATTAAGGCTTTTTTTGACTGCACGAAACCATAGCGAGACTTATGTTTATCTGCAAATGCTATTTGCATCACGGTTACATCTACATCAAAATTAACACTTAAGGTAGAATCAGTCCCCTCATATTTTAAATTCAGGGTTTGAATTATTTCTTCTTCAATGCTGCTTTCATCTTGGCTGAGTTCACTTCTGGCTTGGGTTTTTAAAGACTCCATTAATTGTATTAATTGAGGAATTAATGCTTGATTTAAATGCTTTTCTACTCCCCCAACTCTAGTAGCTCTAACATCAGCTAATCCCATACCATAAGCTGAAAGAACACCAGCATAAGGATGCAGAAATATCTGTTTCATCCCTAAAGTATCAGCAATTAAACAAGCAACTTGTGCGCCTGCACCACCAAAACAACAAAGAACATATTCCGTGATATCATAACCACGTTGTAGGCTAATTTTTTTAATAGCATTAGCCATATTTTCGACAGCGATCGCCATAAATCCTGCTGCTACTTGTTCTGGTGTACGATAATTACCTGTAACGGTGGCAATATCTAGGGCTAATTGGTTAAATTTCTCCAAGACAATATCTTTATCTAAAGGTAAATTACCATCACTGCCAAAAACAGCAGGGAAATATTGGGGATGAATTTTACCTAACATCACATTAGCATCTGTCACCGCTAAAGACCCACCACGCCGATAACAAGCGGGTCCAGGATTTGAACCAGCCGATTCTGGCCCGACACGATAACTAGAACCATCAAAAAAGAGAATTGAACCGCCGCCAGCTGCGATCGTATTAATTGATAATACAGGAACTCGCATCCGCGCCCCAGCAATTTCGGAATCTAATTGGCGTTCATACTCACCTTTAAAATGGGCAACATCTGTACTTGTTCCCCCCATATCGAAGGTAATTACTAAATTAAAACCTGCTCTTTTGCTAGTTTGGACTGCACCAACAATACCGCCAGCCGGGCCGCTTAAAATGCTATCTTTACCTTGAAATTGTGTAGCATCAGTTAACCCGCCATCAGATTTCATAAACATTAACCTGACGTTAGGTAACTGACTAGCTACTTGGTCAACATATCGCCGTAAAATTGGCGTTAAGTAAGCATCTACAACAGTTGTATCACCGCGACTTACCAATTTCATCAAGGGACTAACTTGATGAGATACAGAGATTTGTGTGAAGCCTATTTTTTGAGCAATTTCTGCTACTTGTTGCTCGTGTTTGGGGTAGCGATCGCTGTGCATAAAGACAATTGCACAACTACGAACCCCTGTATGATAAACTGCTTGTAAATCTTGTTTTACCTGTGCAATATTTACAGGTGTTAATTCATTACCATTAGCATCATAGCGTTCATCTACTTCAATTACCTGTTCATAAAGCATCGTCGGTAAAATAATTTGACGAGCAAAGATATCAGGACGGTTTTGGTAGCCAATTCTGAGGGCATCTTTAAACCCTTTGGTAATTAGTAGAACTACTCTATCTCCTTGTCTTTCCAACAGTGCATTAGTGGCTACTGTTGTCCCCATTTTAACTACTTCTATCGCTGCACTGGGAATAGGTTCATTGTTTTTCAGACCAATAATATTCTGAATTCCTTGAATAACTGCATCTTGGTATTGTTCAGGATTTTCGGAGAGTAATTTATAGACTATTACCCATTCTTGATTAGGCAAAGGCACAATTAAAAATCGTTCCTGAAGTCTTGAGAGTCTGTCTATAATTTTCTGATTATCTGTTACAGCAACAATATCTGTAAATGTGCCACCTCTATCTGCAAATACTTTTAGCATAGTTAGATTTCATCTATCAACTAAAAGTAGCGTAGCAGTGATGTTTGGTATAGTTCTACTTCATGTGTGGTATATTTTGACAACAAGTGTAGACAAAAATATTTTTTATCGCACGCAGAGGCGCAGAAACGCAGAGAGTAAGAGTTTCAATCTCTGCATGATATCAGGTTCGGATAATTAGTTATGCTTTCAAGAGTGATTAAACCCCACCCTCACCCACGCGCCAGCAATTCTCATTTTCACTAAACCTATTTTGAGTATTTTCACTGCTTGACAAAATGCGCTCTACTCACCACTCCCTACTCATCACTCCCTACTCACTACTCCCTACTCAGCACTCAGCACTCATCACTCATCACTCCCTACTCAGCACTCAGCACTCCCTACTCAGCACTCTCTAACTATCATATGTTTTTTCGAGTCAAAACTAATTACTCCTTGTTGTTGCAATTTGCCTATCAATCTTGTAATTGTGACTCTAGTAGTACAACACGCGCTAGCAATTTCTTCGTGAGTGAAGCGAAGATTTAAACGAGTTCCTTCTGCTACTGGTTCGCCAATTTCTTGTTTCAAAAACTGTAAGAGATGATATAATCTATCTTCTACTCGTCGCTTGCCAAAAATAACTAACAAGGATTCAGTTTGCTTTAACCGTTGATTGATTTTTGGTGACAGAATATTACTTAATATCGGATTCAAAGCTACTTCAGTTAAATGAATAGATACTAATTTGACATCTGACAAGGCTGTAGCTTGATAAATAGGTAAAGATGTCATACTAGAGCCAAATACCATTTGTGGTGTTGCTAAACCTACTAAAATTTCTTCACCTGTTTCACAGAAAGTATTTAATTTCACTAAACCTTGGCAAATATAGAAAATTACTAAAGGATTCAAGGGAATATCTTCACCTTTAGTATAGGTATATATGGGGCGATCTTGACTGAGGTATTCTTCACGATTGATTAATCCTAAATCATTTAAATGATGTTGATTAATCTGACGCAATAACCAGCGCAAAGATGTTGGTTTACCATGTTGATTGCGAACTACTGCTACTGTCAAAGCCGCATCAAAAGGTTCACCATCATCTGGCTGTAAACGTAATACTAACTCTTTACCTCTATCAGATTGAAATAGCTGAGTTATTTCGCTGCGAAAACTTTCTCGCTCTTCGATGCGGATGAAGTTAATCATCGATTGACCGAATAAAGTCTGCTTGGTAGTATTCAGCAACTTAGCGGCGGCTAGGTTAGCTTCTTGAATAACGCCTTCTGAATTAGTAACAAAATAAGCATCTGGTGCAAATTCAAATAAATTGTAATAATGTAAGCGTTCAGCTTCTAATTGAGTTCTTGTTTGTAAAAGTTCCTCGTTTTGTTGATAAAGTTCTTCCGCCGCTAACTGTACCATTTTCGAGTTACTATAGAGTTCCTTAAAAGCTTGCGGTAGTAAATCTGGTGGAATCCACGGCAAAACGCTGGCAGTTTGGTATAAATCTGCTAGCTGCTTGTGTAGTGCTTCGGCTCGTTGGATAAATAATTCTATATTCACTTTAGATACTCACGACTTACTGACAGCACTGGATTAGAGCAATCAACTTAATTAATAGATTAAGAAACTGCTTCTACCCTAAAGCTGCGAATTGTCAAAGTTGAAGTAAACTGCAAATCTACATTTATCCTGAGAGTTAGCTAATCTTAGTATTTAGTACAAAACAGCCAACATAATTATTAAACCACTAAAAATCACTCTTAAATCAATATCAGCAGCAGATATTATTTAAAGAATTGTATAAAATCAATTTCATGGGAAATCCCTTGATACAGGGTGCTAACTGTGAAGAATAACGAAAAGTTTATAGCCATACTTCCATCACTAGCATCAAGCAACTACTACTTGAGATATAGATCAAACTTTAAGTTAATTTGTATTCTACAATACAGGAAACTATAACGATTTAGAATATTCCTCTTGCACAGTTCTGAAAATGAGATGTGTCATTCTGAATGAAACGTACAATTTTTGAGATGTTTCGCTTTGCTCAACATGACAGCATCCTTTGAGATGTTTCGCTTTGCTCAACATGACAGGTTCTTTTGAGATGTTTCGCTTCTCTCAACATGACAGGTTAAGGATTTATGCAAGAGGTTTAATAGTTTGTGATAATCAGAATCCCGACATCTTTGAGATATCAGGATTTTCAGGTTTTTAGGAAATAAGTTAGGAGGCAGAAGATAAATAAAAAATCAAATATTTGGTTAAAATTCGGCAAATAACATTATATTAATCCTAAATTAGCTGTTAATTCAATTGCTTTCTCAAAAGTGATACCTTGTTTAGTCGCAATATACAATAATGCTATTACGGCTGAACGGATTGAGTTATCACAATGAATCAGAGCAGGTTTTGGTAATTCATTGATGGTATTTAAGACATGGCGTGTAGTTTGATGGTTAATTTCTTCAACTTTAAGAGGTAAATTAAGATAACGCAATTCTAGAAATTCCAGTTTATCTCGTTCATCATCTAACCAGCCTTTTTCATCAGGCGATCGCAGGTTAAGTATAGACTTATAGCCATCAGCAAGAATTTGGGGAAATTGCTCTGGGGTAATTTGCCCTGCGACAGATAATTCATTGTTAATTTTTCTGACGATATCCATATTACCACCTTCCTAATAGTGAGTCATCAATTTTGCAGATAACTCTAATAGTAAGAACTCAGGAACAAAAAATATTGAAAAATTTCTCCTGAATTCTTACTAAGAATCTTCATGTTTAAAAATCTTGTTTTTCTGGTATATCCCCCTCAAAAGGCTGAACACCTGTTGCTGGGTAGTCATCATCTCTCACACCAAAGATTCTAGAAACTGCACCTGAGAGATAGTTAATTAATTGCTGTCCTAAGTTTTGGATTTTTTGCAGTAAATTTTTAGAGGTAGACATAAATTTTCCCTTTTAAATTTGTTTTAAACACCGATTAATTGAAAATGAATTGCTAATGTTAGCTATCTGATAACTGCATTTTAATTAATGTTTCCTCATCTCTCAAACAAAATTTTCAACATTGAATATATGGGCAGAAAATGCTATAAATCTCGAATTTTTACATCAAAATAGTAAATGAGGAAAGCCAGCATCGCTTTTTCGATGAACCCAATAAC from Nostoc sp. UHCC 0870 includes these protein-coding regions:
- a CDS encoding PAS domain-containing protein translates to MNIELFIQRAEALHKQLADLYQTASVLPWIPPDLLPQAFKELYSNSKMVQLAAEELYQQNEELLQTRTQLEAERLHYYNLFEFAPDAYFVTNSEGVIQEANLAAAKLLNTTKQTLFGQSMINFIRIEERESFRSEITQLFQSDRGKELVLRLQPDDGEPFDAALTVAVVRNQHGKPTSLRWLLRQINQHHLNDLGLINREEYLSQDRPIYTYTKGEDIPLNPLVIFYICQGLVKLNTFCETGEEILVGLATPQMVFGSSMTSLPIYQATALSDVKLVSIHLTEVALNPILSNILSPKINQRLKQTESLLVIFGKRRVEDRLYHLLQFLKQEIGEPVAEGTRLNLRFTHEEIASACCTTRVTITRLIGKLQQQGVISFDSKKHMIVREC
- a CDS encoding hydantoinase/oxoprolinase family protein gives rise to the protein MLKVFADRGGTFTDIVAVTDNQKIIDRLSRLQERFLIVPLPNQEWVIVYKLLSENPEQYQDAVIQGIQNIIGLKNNEPIPSAAIEVVKMGTTVATNALLERQGDRVVLLITKGFKDALRIGYQNRPDIFARQIILPTMLYEQVIEVDERYDANGNELTPVNIAQVKQDLQAVYHTGVRSCAIVFMHSDRYPKHEQQVAEIAQKIGFTQISVSHQVSPLMKLVSRGDTTVVDAYLTPILRRYVDQVASQLPNVRLMFMKSDGGLTDATQFQGKDSILSGPAGGIVGAVQTSKRAGFNLVITFDMGGTSTDVAHFKGEYERQLDSEIAGARMRVPVLSINTIAAGGGSILFFDGSSYRVGPESAGSNPGPACYRRGGSLAVTDANVMLGKIHPQYFPAVFGSDGNLPLDKDIVLEKFNQLALDIATVTGNYRTPEQVAAGFMAIAVENMANAIKKISLQRGYDITEYVLCCFGGAGAQVACLIADTLGMKQIFLHPYAGVLSAYGMGLADVRATRVGGVEKHLNQALIPQLIQLMESLKTQARSELSQDESSIEEEIIQTLNLKYEGTDSTLSVNFDVDVTVMQIAFADKHKSRYGFVQSKKALIVESISVEVIQKMDTPEETLIARTKPLDKFPQSVEIVKMFTAEKWHDTPVYRREDLQPGDCINGAAIIVEKISTIVVEPNWQARLTECNHLILARCVNHE
- a CDS encoding beta-lactamase hydrolase domain-containing protein, with protein sequence MDIVRKINNELSVAGQITPEQFPQILADGYKSILNLRSPDEKGWLDDERDKLEFLELRYLNLPLKVEEINHQTTRHVLNTINELPKPALIHCDNSIRSAVIALLYIATKQGITFEKAIELTANLGLI